The following coding sequences are from one Triticum aestivum cultivar Chinese Spring chromosome 5A, IWGSC CS RefSeq v2.1, whole genome shotgun sequence window:
- the LOC123101797 gene encoding AP2-like ethylene-responsive transcription factor CRL5: protein MAYTSIAQFIYIKYRRGKTRARAVKEVFRARRLVPRAPAVAGSYRAREAFARARKKTARGAVDLARRFTRTYKVPRFATHTEHPRALLLATSPLRRFLRHHRATIPPRRRGASGFRGVRERPNGWYSAEIRAGDVRLGLGTFRSAREAARAYDAAAWRLERTRSQMNFRDVFTREEAHRVAPPPRLITDMDRADHSRRQRHLLVAEEDERAMAEWRRRHPEDVDTERAYWAERTARRRSERADRRQRKAVANEQCDIVSTGGRSFFTSDDERWDDIWLSTSDDTDENDDGDGSDLE, encoded by the exons ATGGCTTACACTAGTATTGCTCAGTTTATATACATCAAGTACAG gcgcggcaAAACGCGCGCCCGCGCGGTAAAAGAAGTTTTTCGCGCGCGCCGGTTGGTTccgcgcgctccagcggtggcgggaagTTACCGCGCGCGGGAAGCATTTGCGCGCGCGCGGAAGAAAACGGCACGCGGCGCGGtagatttggcgcgccgcttcACGCGCACCTATAAAGTCCCGCGCTTCGCCACGCACACAGAACATCCACGCGCCCTCCTCCTCGCAACCTCGCCGCTTCGCCGCTTTCtgcgccaccaccgcgccaccatacCACCGCGCCGTCGGGGTGCTTCGGGCTTTCgcggcgtccgcgagcgccccaacggctggtactccgccgagatacgggccggcgacgtccggctcggcctcgggaCGTTCCGGAGCGCGCGCGAggcggcccgcgcgtacgacgcggcggcatggCGCTTGGAGAGGACCCGGTCACAGATGAATTTTCGGGACGTCTTCACACGCGAGGAGGCGCATCGCgtcgcccctccgccgcgtctcatCACGGACATGGACCGTGCCGATCACTCTCGGCGGCAGCGCCATCTCCTcgtcgccgaggaggacgagcgagccatggcggagtggcgccgtcgCCACCCAGAGGACGTCGACACCGAGCGTGCCTactgggcggagaggacggcaaggcgccgctCGGAGCGGGCGGACCGGCGTCAGCGGAAGGCAGTGGCGAACGAGCAGTGCGACATCGTCTCCACAGGTGGGAGGTCGTTCTTCACCTCGGACGATGAACGTTGGGACGACATATGGCTCTCAACCTCGGACGACACCGACGagaatgatgatggtgatggtagCGACTTGGAGTAG
- the LOC123108397 gene encoding 7-deoxyloganetin glucosyltransferase-like: MGSSSAPGKKAHAVCLPAPAQGHVIPMLDVATMLHACGFDVTFVNTEYNHARLVRARGAAAVAGVPGFRFATIPDGLPASDDDVTQDVPSLCKSTEETCLGPFRRLLAELNGPATGHPPVTCVVADALMDFSMEAAKELGLPYVQLWTSSAISFVGYCHYRLLFERGLAPIKDVKQLTDEYLDTPVEDVPGLRNMRFRDFPTFICSPAPLPYDFMLHFALRITERSVGASAMMVNTFGDLEGEVVAATEALGMPKVYTIGPLPLLAPSSNISMSLWKQQECLPWLHGKARGSVVYVNFGSITVMNNEQLVEFAWGLAKSGRHFLWIIRPDLVKGDTAVLPPEFSAETAERGLVASWCPQQQVLNHPAVGAFLTHSDWNSTMESMCGGVPVISWPFFADQQTNCRYQCNEWGVGMEIDSNVQSDAVADLITEVMEGDKGQVMKKKVQEWREKAVKAAKPGGSSHRNFEELIINVLAP; the protein is encoded by the exons ATGGGTTCTTCTTCAGCACCGGGCAAGAAAGCGCACGCTGTGTGCCTGCCGGCGCCGGCGCAGGGGCACGTCATCCCGATGCTCGACGTGGCCACGATGCTCCACGCCTGCGGCTTCGACGTCACCTTCGTCAACACCGAGTACAACCACGCCCGCCTCGTCCGGGCGCGGGGCGCGGCCGCGGTGGCCGGTGTTCCGGGGTTCCGCTTTGCCACCATCCCGGATGGCTTGCCAGCATCCGACGACGACGTCACGCAGGACGTTCCCTCGCTATGCAAGTCCACCGAGGAGACCTGCCTCGGGCCCTTCCGCCGCCTCCTAGCGGAGCTCAACGGCCCCGCCACAGGCCACCCGCCTGTGACCTGCGTCGTCGCCGACGCGCTGATGGATTTCTCCATGGAAGCGGCCAAGGAGCTCGGCCTCCCCTATGTCCAGCTATGGACGTCTAGTGCCATCAGCTTCGTCGGTTACTGCCACTACCGCCTCCTCTTCGAACGTGGCCTCGCACCGATCAAAGACGTCAAACAGCTGACTGATGAGTACCTTGACACGCCGGTGGAAGACGTGCCGGGCCTGAGGAACATGAGGTTCAGGGACTTTCCCACCTTCATATGCAGCCCGGCCCCGC TGCCGTACGACTTCATGTTGCATTTCGCGCTCAGGATCACCGAGCGCTCTGTCGGCGCTTCCGCAATGATGGTCAATACCTTCGGTGACctcgagggggaggtggtggccgccACGGAGGCGCTTGGCATGCCCAAGGTCTACACCATTGGTCCGCTCCCGCTGCTGGCGCCGAGCTCTAACATCAGCATGAGCCTCTGGAAGCAGCAGGAGTGCTTGCCGTGGCTCCATGGCAAGGCGCGTGGCTCCGTCGTGTACGTGAACTTTGGCAGCATCACCGTCATGAACAACGAGCAGTTAGTGGAGTTCGCCTGGGGGCTGGCCAAGAGCGGCAGGCATTTCCTCTGGATCATCCGTCCCGACCTCGTCAAGGGCGACACTGCGGTGCTCCCTCCGGAGTTCTCGGCCGAGACGGCGGAGCGTgggcttgtggcctcctggtgCCCGCAGCAGCAGGTGTTGAACCACCCGGCTGTGGGCGCGTTCCTCACGCACAGCGATTGGAACTCAACGATGGAGAGCATGTGCGGCGGCGTGCCGGTCATCAGCTGGCCGTTTTTCGCGGACCAGCAGACCAACTGCCGGTACCAGTGCAACGAATGGGGAGTCGGCATGGAGATAGACAGCAACGTCCAAAGTGACGCCGTCGCGGACCTTATTACAGAGGTCATGGAGGGGGACAAGGGgcaggtgatgaagaagaaggtgcaAGAGTGGAGGGAAAAAGCGGTCAAGGCTGCTAAGCCCGGCGGCTCGTCTCACCGCAACTTCGAGGAGTTGATCATCAACGTGCTAGCTCCTTGA